The Salvia hispanica cultivar TCC Black 2014 unplaced genomic scaffold, UniMelb_Shisp_WGS_1.0 HiC_scaffold_444, whole genome shotgun sequence genome has a segment encoding these proteins:
- the LOC125199268 gene encoding far upstream element-binding protein 1-like, whose amino-acid sequence MADEAVYAAGGETNKRKYEDSPPPVGRRSTGFSSPPDSAAPPPSYNNVPPPLNEIELAKQKVQEIAARLLNNADPSKRARVENGAGAGGGYDAVDTGVSHKHPGLGLGGPAQSAYGHPGPSKKIDIPNGRVGVIIGKGGETIKYLQQQSGAKIQITRDMDADPNSTSRAVELMGTPDQIAKAEQLINDVLSEADAGGSGIVSRRLTGPQSGAERFVMMIANNKVGLVIGKGGETIKSMQATTGARIQVIPLHLPPGDMSKERTVQIDGTSEQIEAAKQMVEEVTSENRMRGQSMSGGYSQQGYQARPPTNWAQPGPPGQQPGYGYVQPGAYPGPPQYGMTQPAYSAYPPQPASGGYRAGWDQSSTAQNQGGYDYYNQQQQAPPAAPTDASGYGYSQAAYSQGQGGYGQDGYGGYHAQSGYGQQQQNPSAGYDQQQQGYNSAYPAPDGHTPAYGSQGDPNQAPASAQSYSQATSQPGYEAQGGYGTQPPYGNYATPQSQKPGSQPAAAYAQPQQSPSAQGGAYTQPGYPHSQPPPAQASYAHADSGAQRPPSSGYPAAAAQPGYGQQQPPQYSGGAYGATSPQAAAQSTGAAKASPPS is encoded by the exons ATGGCAGACGAGGCGGTCTACGCTGCAGGAGGCGAAACGAACAAGCGCAAGTATGAGGATTCGCCGCCACCTGTGGGGCGCAGGTCGACCGGGTTCTCGTCGCCGCCCGATTCCGCCGCTCCTCCGCCTTCGTACAACAACGTTCCGCCGCCACTGAACGAGATCGAACTGGCTAAACAGAAGGTGCAGGAGATTGCTGCGAGGCTTTTGAACAACGCCGATCCTTCGAAGAGAGCGAGAGTTGAGAACGGAGCTGGCGCCGGTGGTGGATATGACGCTGTTGATACAG GTGTTAGCCACAAGCACCCAGGTTTAGGTCTTGGTGGTCCAGCACAAAGTGCTTATGGTCACCCAGGTCCGAGCAAGAAAATTGATATTCCAAATGGAAGGGTTGGTGTGATAATTGGCAAAGGTGGCGAGACTATCAAGTACCTCCAACAACAGTCAGGAGCTAAGATTCAGATCACCAGAGACATGGATGCAGACCCTAACTCTACCTCAAGAGCAGTTGAGCTCATGGGAACTCCGGATCAGATAGCCAAAGCAGAGCAATTGATCAATGATGTTCTTTCTGAG GCGGATGCAGGTGGTTCTGGCATAGTTTCCCGGCGGTTGACTGGGCCACAATCTGGGGCTGAGCGATTTGTTATGATGATCGCTAATAATAAA GTGGGACTTGTTATTGGCAAAGGAGGTGAAACTATAAAAAGTATGCAAGCAACGACTGGGGCTCGTATCCAG GTTATACCTTTGCATCTGCCCCCCGGCGACATGTCCAAGGAGAGGACTGTGCAGATTGATGGAACTAGTGAACAAATTGAAGCTGCAAAACAGATGGTTGAAGAAGTCACCAGTGAG AACCGCATGAGAGGTCAGTCGATGTCTGGGGGATATTCTCAGCAAGGTTATCAAGCTAGGCCACCTACTAACTGGGCACAGCCAGGCCCACCTGGTCAACAACCCGGTTATGGCTATGTCCAACCCGGTGCATACCCTGGTCCACCACAATATGGCATGACTCAGCCTGCCTACTCCGCTTATCCTCCTCAACCTGCATCTGGTGGGTACAGAGCCGGCTGGGATCAATCATCAACTGCTCAAAATCAAGGTGGCTATGATTATTACAACCAGCAACAACAAGCTCCCCCTGCTGCTCCGACTGATGCTTCGGGCTACGGTTACAGTCAGGCCGCCTACAGCCAAGGGCAAGGCGGCTACGGCCAAGATGGTTATGGTGGATATCACGCTCAATCCGGTTACGGCCAGCAACAGCAGAATCCTAGTGCTGGGTATGATCAACAGCAGCAAGGCTACAACTCTGCCTATCCAGCACCCGATGGTCACACTCCTGCATATGGATCACAAGGAGACCCCAACCAAGCGCCTGCATCTGCGCAGTCGTACAGTCAAGCTACCAGCCAGCCTGGCTACGAGGCACAGGGCGGATACGGAACCCAACCACCCTATGGAAATTACGCGACGCCTCAGTCTCAAAAACCAGGAAGTCAGCCTGCTGCCGCCTATGCACAGCCTCAGCAATCACCTAGTGCGCAAGGTGGTGCGTATACTCAGCCTGGCTATCCCCATTCTCAGCCCCCACCTGCCCAGGCTAGCTATGCTCATGCTGATTCCGGTGCTCAGAGACCTCCATCGTCCGGTTACCCAGCAGCAGCCGCCCAACCTGGCTACGGCCAACAGCAGCCCCCACAATACAGTGGTGGTGCCTATGGTGCCACCTCACCTCAAGCGGCAGCCCAATCCACTGGGGCTGCCAAAGCATCGCCCCCCAGCTGA
- the LOC125199264 gene encoding ferrochelatase-2, chloroplastic-like, which yields MEAVAVGSRILPQISLNQNSESLHHHVKSNPSFVNTTKLSVDRCSSSSNAKNSASGGLSLRLPVQRKIIVGRTHCSTGVCTYPVGAFESHSITDEEKIGVLLLNLGGPDTLNDVQPFLFNLFADPDIIRLPRLFRFLQRPLAQLISVLRAPKSKEGYASIGGGSPLRKITDEQANALKTALEAKEVSADVYVAMRYWHPFTEEAVHQIKRDRITRLVVLPLYPQYSISTTGSSVRVLQEMFRNDAHLSRLPVAVIQSWYQRQGYIRSMADLIEGELQNFSNPEEVMIFFSAHGVPVSYVENAGDPYRDQMEECIFLIMQELKSRGIGNDHTLAYQSRVGPVQWLKPYTDEVLVDLGKQGVKSLLAVPVSFVSEHIETLEEIDMEYRELALESGIVNWGRVPALNCTPSFITDLADAVIEALPSAMAISNSNTTTSDNAENGFVAYAVKMIFGSIFAFLLLLSPKLMSAFKSRVL from the exons ATGGAAGCTGTTGCTGTAGGCTCTCGGATTCTTCCCCAAATCAGTCTTAATCAGAATTCTGAATC GTTGCACCATCATGTTAAATCTAATCCATCCTTCGTTAACACAACCAAACTTTCTGTGGATCGGTGTTCTAGTTCCAGCAACGCAAAAAACTCTGCTTCCGGAGGCTTGTCTTTGAGACTTCCGGTGCAGAGGAAGATCATTGTTGGAAGAACACATTGTTCGACTGGGGTATGCACATATCCTGTGGGCGCTTTTGAGTCGCATTCTATCACTGACGAAGAAAAGATTGGAGTTCTGCTTCTGAATCTTGGAGGCCCTGACACTCTAAATGATGTTCAGCCTTTCCTGTTCAATTTGTTTGCTGACCCA GATATTATTCGTCTTCCCAGGTTGTTCCGATTCCTTCAACGCCCTTTGGCACAGTTGATTTCAGTGTTGAGAGCTCCTAAGAGCAAAGAAGGTTATGCTTCCATTGGTGGAGGTTCTCCTTTGCGCAAGATAACAGACGAGCAG GCAAATGCGTTGAAAACTGCTCTTGAAGCTAAGGAGGTTTCTGCTGATGTCTATGTAGCAATGCGATATTGGCACCCGTTTACGGAGGAAGCTGTTCATCAG ATTAAGAGAGATAGGATTACAAGGCTTGTCGTGTTGCCACTGTATCCCCAATACTCTATTTCAACAACTGGCTCAAGCGTCCGCGTTCTTCAAGAAATGTTTAG GAATGATGCACATCTGTCGAGATTACCTGTTGCTGTCATACAGTCATGGTATCAGCGGCAAGGTTATATCAGGTCTATGGCTGACTTGATCGAGGGGGAGCTACAGAATTTCTCGAACCCTGAAGAG GTGATGATATTTTTCAGCGCCCACGGAGTTCCTGTCAGCTATGTTGAGAATGCTGGTGATCCGTACCGAGACCAGATGGAAGAGTGCATCTTCCTAATAATGCAAGAGCTCAAGTCGAGAGGAATCGGAAATGATCATACTTTGGCTTACCAG AGCCGTGTGGGACCTGTGCAGTGGTTAAAGCCATACACTGATGAAGTTCTTGTTGATCTCGGCAAACAAGGTGTCAAGTCCCTCCTCGCAGTTCCTGTGAG TTTTGTGAGCGAGCACATAGAAACTCTCGAAGAAATTGACATGGAGTACAGAGAATTGGCTCTTGAATCAGGCATTGTGAACTGGGGTCGTGTCCCTGCTCTCAACTGTACGCCATCGTTCATCACTGATCTGGCTGATGCAGTAATCGAAGCACTGCCTTCTGCTATGGCTATATCCAACTCCAATACCACCACCTCAGACAATGCTGAAAATGGTTTCGTGGCATATGCTGTCAAAATGATCTTTGGTTCAATCTTCGCGTTCCTTCTGCTATTATCACCTAAACTGATGTCTGCGTTCAAGAGTCGCGTTCTGTAG
- the LOC125199270 gene encoding cation/H(+) antiporter 28-like, with protein MDIGNLKNMTNAALCTNGSMTFRLATVAVYMLGFFFIVFLCNFLHIFLRRLSQPRIFSECIVGLFLSNLPMIRKHTKGEGIRNTIEYIVEVAMVLHMFVVGLEVDPNIFLEIHLPEAKVAYSAILTTFVMASFLTPFLDIPETSSVPFNLCLSVIISGTASPLLTRLITDLKIGKSDIGRFVVSAGIHTDLVATLLICIGFIIFDPLDGFYYRSVRTVVSMVSLVAVEVVVAAKVTPLIMNWVNRENPEGKPMKCSHLVLAVAYVVMLCSFSPLCVKYNKILSSFLAGVFMPRDGRIAKMMIIQVNYFFNAIFYPLFFFWVGTEAQFKQFQAGKLQTWARIAFVFLIATFGKVIGAGLSGVMLGLHWQDSVATGLLLNIKGHFHVYLAIMATNMNYTSISTSLALVFTTLLTVVYTPLVVSSIIRRARRHAPTQRMALQWLNPSSELRVLMCVRGTQHVGGAANLMAISRGPLDPGILVHLTDMVELTDRIAATLAHNQSMDAVTVTDPTVVEMREQITTGVNAYLDEDGDGITTHRMLALSTLNNMHQDVCILAEDLSISLIVLPFHKQQEPSGRLDLGHAGFRHVNRKILRHAPCSVGILVDRGLGATALSRSAISLYAAVIFIGGKDDREALAFAGRVACHSGVKLTVIRFLLEAAGDSVSSIVTMARANTAEHQEEMKVDDECFADFYDRHVAGGHVAYMEKYLSNSGQAFSTLRSLEAQYGLFIVGRGGRVNSLLTVGMNDWEECPELGPIGDILSASDFSATASVMVIQQHSLKGELDGLQEEFSIM; from the exons atggatatcggAAATTTGAAGAACATGACAAATGCTGCCCTATGCACAAACGGCAGCATGACTTTCCGGCTCGCAACCGTGGCCGTCTACATGCTCGGATTCTTCTTCATCGTCTTCCTCTGCAACTTCCTCCACATCTTCCTCCGCCGCCTCTCCCAGCCCCGGATCTTCTCCGAATGCATA GTGGGGCTATTCCTGAGCAATCTCCCGATGATACGCAAGCACACGAAGGGGGAGGGCATCCGCAACACAATCGAGTACATTGTGGAGGTCGCGATGGTCCTCCACATGTTCGTGGTGGGTCTCGAGGTAGACCCCAACATCTTCCTCGAGATCCACCTCCCTGAGGCCAAGGTGGCCTACTCGGCCATCTTGACCACCTTCGTCATGGCCTCGTTCCTCACCCCCTTCCTCGACATCCCGGAGACCTCCAGCGTCCCCTTCAACCTCTGCCTCTCCGTCATCATCTCCGGCACCGCCAGCCCCCTCCTCACCCGCCTCATCACCGACCTCAAGATAGGCAAGTCCGACATCGGCCGCTTCGTCGTCTCCGCGGGCATCCACACCGACCTCGTCGCCACCCTCCTCATCTGCATCGGCTTCATCATCTTCGACCCCCTCGACGGGTTCTACTACCGGAGCGTCAGGACCGTCGTCTCCATGGTGTCCCTCGTGGCCGTGGAGGTGGTTGTGGCGGCGAAGGTGACGCCGCTGATCATGAACTGGGTCAACCGCGAGAACCCGGAGGGGAAGCCCATGAAGTGCTCCCACCTGGTTCTCGCGGTGGCCTATGTGGTCATGCTCTGCAGCTTCTCGCCGCTGTGCGTCAAGTATAACAAGATTCTGAGCTCGTTTCTCGCCGGAGTTTTCATGCCTAGAGATGGGAGGATAGCTAAGATGATGATCATTCAAGTGAACTATTTCTTCAATGCAATTTTTTATccactcttcttcttctgggTTGGGACAGAGGCCCAATTCAAACAGTTCCAAGCCGGGAAGCTGCAGACGTGGGCGAGGATCGCCTTCGTCTTCTTGATCGCCACCTTCGGGAAGGTCATCGGGGCGGGGCTGTCAGGCGTGATGCTCGGCTTGCACTGGCAGGACTCTGTCGCCACGGGCCTGCTGCTCAACATCAAGGGCCATTTCCATGTCTACTTAGCCATCATGGCCACAAAT ATGAACTACACAAGCATCTCGACGAGCCTCGCCCTCGTGTTCACGACGCTGCTGACGGTGGTCTACACCCCACTGGTGGTGTCGAGCATCATCAGGCGGGCGAGGCGGCACGCTCCAACGCAGAGGATGGCGCTCCAGTGGCTGAACCCCTCTAGCGAGCTGCGAGTACTGATGTGCGTCCGGGGCACACAGCACGTGGGCGGGGCGGCGAACCTCATGGCGATCTCGCGGGGACCGTTGGACCCGGGGATCCTGGTTCATCTGACGGACATGGTGGAGCTGACCGACAGGATTGCGGCGACGCTGGCGCACAATCAGAGCATGGATGCGGTGACGGTGACGGACCCGACGGTGGTGGAGATGAGGGAGCAGATCACCACAGGCGTGAATGCGTATCTGGACGAAGACGGAGACGGGATCACGACGCACCGGATGCTGGCGCTCTCCACACTCAACAACATGCACCAAGATGTCTGCATCTTAGCAGAGGATCTATCAATTTCACTCATAGTTTTGCCTTTTCACAAGCAACAAGAGCCTAGTGGAAGGCTTGATCTTGGCCATGCCGGCTTTAGGCATGTCAATCGCAAG ATCCTTCGCCACGCGCCGTGCTCGGTCGGGATTCTAGTCGACCGGGGCCTCGGGGCGACGGCGCTGTCAAGATCGGCCATATCCCTCTATGCAGCAGTGATTTTCATAGGTGGGAAGGATGACCGGGAGGCACTAGCCTTTGCCGGTAGGGTGGCCTGTCACTCGGGTGTGAAGTTGACGGTCATACGGTTCCTGCTAGAGGCTGCCGGGGACAGCGTGTCTTCGATCGTGACCATGGCGAGGGCCAACACCGCGGAGCATCAGGAGGAGATGAAAGTTGACGATGAGTGCTTTGCAGACTTCTACGACAGGCATGTAGCCGGAGGGCATGTGGCCTACATGGAGAAGTACCTGAGTAACTCCGGGCAGGCCTTCTCGACGTTGAGGTCGCTCGAGGCACAGTATGGTCTGTTCATCGTGGGGCGGGGTGGGAGGGTGAACTCGCTCCTCACGGTGGGGATGAATGACTGGGAGGAGTGCCCAGAGCTCGGCCCCATCGGGGACATCCTCTCCGCTTCAGATTTCTCCGCAACGGCCTCTGTTATGGTAATACAACAGCACAGCCTCAAGGGGGAACTAGATGGTCTCCAAGAGGAATTCTCAAtcatgtag
- the LOC125199271 gene encoding serine hydroxymethyltransferase 3, chloroplastic-like: protein MQACGGSAIMNSIQQPVGIKTSVFPSNWMGAIVSPSHVKMSSFKPCRSSQLEGSLVTGKPPSSASIPIPEVGGTGSSFADFGLKEVDPEVRSIIDKEKNRQFRSLELIASENFTSRAVMEAVGSCLTNKYSEGLPGKRYYGGNEFIDELEILCQERALAAFNLDGSKWGVNVQPLSGSPANFEVYTAVLNPHDRIMGLDLPHGGHLSHGFMTAKRRVSGTSIYFESMPYRLDETTGLVDYDMLEKTAALFRPKLIIAGASAYPRDFDYPRMRKIADAAGAFLMMDMAHISGLVSASVVANPFEFCDIVTTTTHKSLRGPRGGMIFFKKEPVLGVDLETAINNAVFPGLQGGPHNHTIGGLAVSLKHAKSPEFKAYQSKVVSNCRALASRLMELGYKLVSGGSDNHLVLVDLRPLSIDGARVEKILDMASITLNKNSVPGDKSALVPGGIRIGSPAMTTRGFSEKEFVAVADFIHEGVQITQEAKKIASGPKLQDFMKFVTCPSFPLADRVSDLQRRVEALTTQFPIPGL from the exons ATGCAGGCTTGTGGTGGATCTGCAATCATGAATTCCATTCAGCAACCTGTTGGGATCAAGACATCAGTATTTCCTTCAAACTGGATGGGTGCCATTGTAAGCCCGAGTCATGTTAAAATGAGTTCGTTCAAGCCTTGTAGATCATCCCAACTTGAAGGGAGCTTAGTCACTGGGAAGCCGCCTTCTTCAGCGTCTATTCCCATACCTGAAGTTGGAG GAACTGGGAGTAGCTTTGCGGATTTTGGATTGAAAGAAGTTGATCCAGAGGTCCGCAGCATTATTGACAAGGAGAAAAATCGTCAATTCAGAAGCTTGGAACTTATTGCTTCAGAGAATTTCACTTCTCGAGCTGTGATGGAAGCAGTTGGCTCTTGCCTCACTAACAAGTACTCCGAGGGATTACCTGGCAAAAG ATATTATGGTGGCAATGAGTTCATTGACGAACTTGAGATTCTTTGTCAAGAGAGGGCTCTTGCAGCTTTTAATTTGGATGGAAGTAAATGGGGTGTGAATGTCCAACCGTTGTCTGGTTCACCTGCTAATTTTGAGGTCTACACAGCGGTTCTTAACCCACATGACCGTATAATG GGACTGGATTTACCACACGGTGGGCACTTGTCGCACGGTTTCATGACTGCTAAGCGACGGGTTTCTGGAACctctatatattttgaatcGATGCCTTACCGATTGGATGAGACTACAGGCCTTGTTGACTATGACATGCTTGAGAAAACAGCTGCCCTCTTCCGTCCCAAACTTATCATTGCAGGCGCCAGTGCTTATCCTCGTGATTTTGACTATCCTCGCATGAGAAAG ATTGCAGATGCTGCGGGTGCTTTTCTTATGATGGATATGGCTCATATTAGTGGGCTTGTTTCTGCATCTGTTGTTGCTAATCCTTTTGAGTTCTGTGACATTGTAACCACAACAACACACAAG TCTCTCAGGGGTCCTCGAGGTGGCATGATCTTTTTCAAGAAGGAACCTGTTTTGGGAGTTGATCTGGAAACTGCAATTAACAATGCCGTTTTTCCAGGATTGCAG GGAGGCCCCCATAATCACACCATCGGAGGGCTTGCTGTTTCTCTGAAGCATGCAAAATCTCCAGAATTCAAGGCTTATCAAAGCAAG GTGGTCTCGAATTGTAGAGCTCTAGCTTCACGGTTGATGGAGTTGGGATACAAACTCGTCTCTGGTGGGAGTGATAACCATCTGGTTCTTGTGGATCTCCGTCCCTTG AGCATTGATGGTGCGAGAGTGGAGAAAATTCTCGACATGGCATCTATAACCCTCAACAAAAACTCTGTACCTG GTGACAAAAGTGCACTAGTGCCCGGTGGCATACGTATAGGTTCGCCTGCCATGACTACCCGAGGCTTCAGTGAAAAAGAGTTTGTTGCGGTTGCAGACTTCATCCACGAAGGCGTGCAAATCACCCAGGAAGCAAAGAAAATTGCTTCAGGCCCCAAGCTCCAAGATTTCATGAAATTTGTGACATGCCCGAGCTTCCCATTGGCCGACCGGGTGTCGGATCTGCAAAGAAGAGTTGAGGCGCTGACAACTCAATTCCCCATTCCTGGCTTGTGA
- the LOC125199266 gene encoding PITH domain-containing protein 1, whose translation MSCLHDHSCEEHDCSTDWSLYKHIDLSKVSALNEAVSGSVESVFKDWEQRLNSSEGYLESNEDDPELIVFIPFTSDVKLKSISIVGGADGTSPAKMRAFINREGIDFSDAQNMQAVQEWDLAENLQGVLEYQTRYSRFQSVGNLTLHFPVNFGGDASTTQIHYIGLKGEATQLKRDVVATIVYEITPNPSDHKTRAETGGGLSHVE comes from the exons ATGTCGTGTTTGCACGATCACAGCTGCGAAGAGCACGATTGCTCCACCGATTGGTCTCTCTACAAACACATCGATCTATCCAAG GTTTCTGCGCTGAATGAGGCTGTTTCTGGAAGTGTGGAGTCGGTGTTCAAAGATTGGGAGCAGCGGCTGAACTCTTCAGAG GGTTACTTGGAAAGCAACGAAGATGATCCTGAGTTGATAGTCTTTATTCC ATTTACATCAGATGTTAAGCTAAAGAGCATTTCAATCGTTGGTGGTGCTGATGGGACGAGTCCTGCGAAGATGAGAGC ATTCATCAACCGAGAGGGTATTGACTTTTCAGATGCTCAGAATATGCAAGCCGTGCAG gAGTGGGATTTGGCGGAAAATTTACAAGGAGTTTTGGAGTACCAGACAAG GTATTCGAGATTTCAGAGTGTTGGGAACCTCACGTTGCATTTCCCAGTTAATTTTGGTGGCGATGCAAGTACAACTCAAATACATTACATTGGGTTGAAAGGAGAAGCTACTCAG CTGAAAAGAGATGTCGTTGCGACAATAGTCTATGAAATCACACCAAATCCTTCAGACCACAA AACACGAGCTGAGACTGGCGGCGGCCTTTCACACGTGGAGTGA